A region from the Bactrocera dorsalis isolate Fly_Bdor chromosome 1, ASM2337382v1, whole genome shotgun sequence genome encodes:
- the LOC125776853 gene encoding SAFB-like transcription modulator, producing the protein MVHDNDQMKNIEKMLRLRQCLKGEAARVIQHFQISSKNYEAAWSLLKKKYDNQPILFIVPKLSTTATKLTNAVQKIEHEKLIKIPLLSLSSVEEKTTEIIEKDIKENEAEEESLEELRKPSKTEESHNPISLSAGSHFEEMWESEVQTKSFEDKDETEVIEYILEDKLRVEEITFEEQGTFNDVNNKMSPMEIEENAKDEIKYLAERDVEVDNGSVSNDGSEGEKENAGESNEESINLTIGEDEQKLLHDKAPDEKEKCTDAEGDTTGKNSAQKSTKAVAALDDTRTSKGGSSSSKCSKSDDDKSKRKDEKSGDKKHKDISEQKSSSNKSSQTDDKEKSSVNISTKSSSTGKQTTPSRNLWISGLSSLTRARDLKTIFSKYGKVIGAKVVTNTRTPCTRCYDYVTMPSSSNASRCIENLHHTELHGRIISVELTKNEISNSTSVAKTRVDKTKIDPVGKADVVTAIWELLLPWQLALKQTDKLKTKRRQRRAEKATRRH; encoded by the coding sequence ATGGTACATGACAACGACCAGATGAAGAACATAGAGAAAATGCTGCGTCTTCGTCAATGCTTAAAAGGCGAAGCTGCACGAGTAAtacagcattttcaaatttcgtcaaaaaattatgaagctgcATGGAGTCTACTTAAGAAAAAGTATGACAATCAGCCAATTCTGTTCATCGTAcccaaattatctacaactgcgACGAAACTAACTAATGCAGTACAAAAGATTGAACacgaaaaacttataaaaattccATTACTCTCTCTATCTTCTGTTGaggaaaaaacaacagaaataatagAGAAAGATATAAAGGAAAATGAAGCTGAAGAAGAATCACTTGAAGAACTTCGTAAgccttcaaaaactgaggaatctCACAATCCCATATCTCTTTCGGCAGGCTCacattttgaagaaatgtgggaGAGTGAAGTCCAGACGAAATCCTTTGAAGATAAGGACGAAACTGAAgtaattgaatacattttagaAGACAAGCTGCGCGTAGAGGAAATTACTTTTGAGGAGCAAGGCACATTTAACGATGTGAACAATAAAATGTCTCCTATGGAAATTGAGGAGAATgcaaaagatgaaataaaatatcttgcAGAAAGAGATGTTGAAGTTGATAACGGAAGTGTTTCAAACGATGGTTCAGAGGGGGAAAAGGAAAATGCAGGCGAATCGAATGAGGAATCGATAAATCTAACTATTGGTGAAGACGAACAAAAGCTTTTGCATGATAAGGCACCtgatgaaaaggaaaaatgcaCCGATGCAGAAGGTGATACTACCGGCAAGAATTCAGCGCAAAAGAGTACAAAAGCGGTTGCAGCTTTGGATGACACAAGAACATCCAAGGGTGGATCCAGCAGCAGTAAATGCAGCAAGTCTGATGACGATAAATCGAAGAGAAAAGATGAGAAGTCCGGCGACAAAAAGCATAAAGACATTAGTGAacaaaaatcatcttcaaacaAGTCTTCGCAGACGGATGACAAAGAAAAGTCTTCAGTGAATATCTCTACAAAATCGTCGTCCACAGGAAAGCAGACAACACCTTCACGTAATCTTTGGATATCCGGGTTATCTTCATTAACGAGAGCCAGGGAtctgaaaactatattttctaaatatggaAAAGTTATCGGAGCCAAGGTGGTCACCAACACCCGAACTCCTTGTACACGTTGTTATGATTACGTAACAATGCCATCATCGTCGAATGCCAGTCGTTGCATTGAGAATTTGCATCATACCGAACTCCATGGACGGATAATATCAGTAGAGCTCACTAAAAACGAAATCAGCAACTCAACAAGTGTCGCCAAAACACGAgtggataaaacaaaaatagatccAGTCGGAAAAGCGGATGTAGTAACAGCCATTTGGGAGTTACTATTACCATGGCAGCTTGCGTTAAAACAAACGGACAAGCTAAAAACCAAAAGACGACAACGAAGAGCAGAGAAAGCTACGAGAAGGCATTGA